A part of Pararhizobium sp. A13 genomic DNA contains:
- a CDS encoding exodeoxyribonuclease III, whose amino-acid sequence MALSIATWNINSVRLRMPLVEHLLKTWSPDILCLQETKCPNDLFPFSPLKALGYEHIAIHGQKGYHGVATISRLPLHELTDRRDYCGVGDARHLSVVFEKSAKKIRLHNFYVPAGGDEPDRAINPKFGHKLDFIDEMKLLHAESEAGISSILVGDLNIAPLEDDVWSHKQLLKIVSHTPIETQGLTSVLNGGAWVDLMRQHTPSPEKLYTWWSYRAKDWEAADRGRRLDHVWSSADLSPHLTRVDILKEARGWERPSDHVPVIAHFDL is encoded by the coding sequence ATGGCATTGTCGATCGCGACCTGGAACATCAACTCGGTGCGCCTGCGCATGCCGCTGGTCGAACATCTGCTGAAGACCTGGTCGCCGGACATCCTCTGCCTGCAGGAAACCAAATGCCCGAACGATCTGTTCCCCTTTTCGCCACTGAAGGCGCTCGGCTACGAGCACATCGCCATTCACGGCCAGAAGGGTTACCACGGCGTCGCCACCATTTCCCGCCTGCCGCTGCACGAGCTGACCGACCGGCGCGACTATTGCGGCGTCGGCGATGCCCGCCATCTCTCCGTGGTGTTTGAAAAATCGGCCAAGAAGATCCGGCTGCACAATTTCTATGTGCCGGCCGGCGGCGACGAGCCGGACCGGGCAATCAATCCGAAATTCGGCCACAAGCTCGATTTCATCGACGAGATGAAGCTGCTGCATGCCGAAAGCGAAGCCGGCATCTCGTCCATTCTGGTTGGCGACCTCAATATCGCGCCGCTGGAAGACGACGTCTGGTCGCACAAGCAGCTTTTGAAGATCGTCAGCCACACGCCGATCGAGACGCAGGGCCTGACGTCAGTCCTCAATGGCGGTGCCTGGGTCGACCTGATGCGCCAGCACACGCCATCTCCGGAAAAGCTCTACACCTGGTGGAGCTACCGCGCCAAGGATTGGGAAGCCGCCGACCGCGGCCGCCGCCTCGACCACGTCTGGTCCTCCGCCGACCTTTCTCCGCATTTGACCCGCGTCGACATCCTGAAAGAGGCCCGCGGCTGGGAACGTCCGTCGGACCACGTACCCGTCATTGCGCATTTCGATCTTTGA
- a CDS encoding LLM class flavin-dependent oxidoreductase, whose translation MKKIGFLSFGHWNPSPQSQTRSAGDALLQSIDLAVAAEELGADGAYFRVHHFARQLASPFPLLAAAGARTKKIEIGTAVIDMRYENPLYMAEDAGSADLIANGRLQLGISRGSPEQVIDGWRYFGFEPQEGSTDADMGRRHTEVLLEVLKGQGFAQPNPRPMFPNPPGLLRVEPHSEGLRDRIWWGASSNATAIWAAKLGMNLQSSTLKNDETGEPFHVQQAAQIRAYREAWKEAGHTRTPRVSVSRSIFALVDDRDRAYFGAGSKEQDTVGYIDDNTRAIFGRSYAAEPDILVRQLAEDEAIGEADTLLLTVPNQLGVEYNAHVIEAILKYVAPALGWR comes from the coding sequence ATGAAGAAAATCGGTTTCCTTTCTTTCGGGCACTGGAACCCTTCACCCCAATCACAGACCCGCTCGGCCGGCGATGCGCTTCTGCAGTCGATCGATCTGGCTGTTGCCGCCGAAGAGCTCGGCGCTGACGGTGCCTATTTCCGCGTCCATCATTTTGCCCGGCAGCTCGCCTCGCCGTTTCCTCTTCTGGCTGCCGCCGGTGCCAGGACCAAAAAGATCGAGATCGGCACGGCGGTTATCGACATGCGCTATGAGAACCCGCTCTACATGGCCGAGGATGCCGGGAGCGCCGACCTGATCGCGAACGGGCGCCTCCAGCTCGGCATCAGCCGCGGCTCTCCCGAACAGGTGATCGATGGCTGGCGCTATTTCGGATTTGAGCCGCAGGAAGGCTCGACGGATGCGGATATGGGCCGCAGACATACCGAAGTCTTGCTCGAAGTCCTGAAAGGCCAAGGTTTTGCCCAGCCGAACCCGCGGCCGATGTTTCCCAACCCGCCCGGCCTCTTGCGCGTCGAGCCGCATTCGGAGGGCTTGCGTGACCGGATCTGGTGGGGCGCAAGCTCGAACGCCACGGCCATATGGGCGGCGAAGCTCGGCATGAACCTGCAGAGCTCAACGCTGAAGAACGACGAAACCGGCGAACCCTTCCACGTCCAGCAGGCGGCGCAGATCCGTGCTTACAGGGAGGCATGGAAGGAAGCTGGCCATACGCGCACGCCGCGGGTGTCCGTCAGCCGCAGCATCTTCGCACTGGTCGATGACCGCGACCGCGCCTATTTCGGCGCTGGCAGCAAGGAACAGGATACGGTCGGTTATATCGACGACAATACCAGGGCGATCTTCGGCCGGTCCTATGCCGCTGAGCCTGACATTCTGGTCAGGCAGCTGGCCGAGGACGAGGCGATTGGCGAAGCGGATACGCTTTTGTTGACGGTCCCGAACCAGCTTGGCGTCGAATATAACGCCCATGTCATCGAGGCGATCCTGAAGTATGTCGCACCGGCGCTCGGCTGGCGGTGA